In Oceaniferula flava, one genomic interval encodes:
- a CDS encoding glycosyltransferase family 2 protein, producing MKTSIILSTYKQPKWLRKTLLGYVHQDTHNFEIVIADDGSGEETRKVIEHFQHSAPFAIKHVWHDDDGFRKSTILNKAILFSEGDYLIFSDGDCIPRHDFVSTHLDAAQPGHFISGGYCKLPLDLSRAITEEDIRSGRCFQSRWLGTRGFHKLDSMMKIGLHKPLSRLADGITPTKATWNGCNASGWTQDILAVNGHDESMQYGGQDREMGERLMNLGVQAKQFRHRAVLLHLDHPRGYKTPESIRKNLAVRAATRSSGSTWTPRGIVKSARKSAI from the coding sequence ATGAAAACCAGCATCATCCTCAGCACCTACAAACAACCGAAGTGGCTCCGCAAAACCTTGCTCGGCTATGTTCACCAGGACACTCACAACTTCGAAATCGTCATCGCCGACGATGGATCAGGTGAGGAAACCCGGAAGGTGATCGAGCATTTCCAACACAGCGCCCCCTTCGCTATCAAACACGTCTGGCACGACGACGATGGCTTCCGCAAGTCCACCATCCTCAACAAGGCCATTCTCTTTTCCGAAGGAGATTACCTGATTTTCAGCGATGGCGACTGCATCCCACGCCACGACTTCGTTTCCACCCACCTCGACGCTGCGCAGCCGGGGCACTTCATCTCGGGGGGATACTGCAAACTCCCGCTCGACCTCAGTCGGGCGATCACCGAGGAAGACATCCGCAGCGGTCGTTGTTTTCAATCCCGCTGGCTCGGGACGCGCGGGTTTCACAAGCTCGACAGCATGATGAAAATCGGCCTGCACAAACCCTTGTCCCGACTCGCCGACGGCATCACCCCGACCAAGGCCACTTGGAATGGCTGCAATGCCTCCGGCTGGACCCAAGACATCCTCGCAGTGAACGGTCACGACGAATCAATGCAATACGGCGGCCAGGACCGCGAGATGGGCGAGCGCCTGATGAACCTTGGCGTCCAGGCCAAGCAGTTCCGCCACCGCGCGGTGCTGCTGCACCTCGATCACCCGCGCGGCTACAAAACCCCGGAGAGCATTCGGAAAAACCTCGCTGTGCGCGCCGCCACCCGCAGCAGCGGCTCCACCTGGACACCACGCGGCATCGTCAAATCCGCCCGCAAGTCTGCCATCTAA
- a CDS encoding cytochrome c3 family protein, with protein MGYQPDQPIAYDHDLHANQLGIDCRYCHSSVDKSPSAGVPTANTCWNCHEHVAKGSDKLGPLRAAMGVDKDHAPIEGAVKKPIEWVRIHKSPDYVYFDHSAHVNRGVSCQSCHGQVNHMEKVHHAKDLSMAFCLDCHRAPEKHLRPLEQVYNLDYNVLTYLADKDELKEQIGFEEGDSAEEAQEKLGSLLKTNWNIHPKDSCFTCHR; from the coding sequence GTGGGCTACCAACCTGATCAGCCGATTGCCTACGATCATGATTTGCATGCAAATCAGCTAGGTATTGACTGCCGCTACTGCCACAGCTCTGTGGATAAGTCGCCAAGTGCTGGTGTGCCGACTGCGAATACCTGCTGGAACTGCCACGAGCATGTTGCCAAGGGTTCGGACAAGCTCGGGCCGCTGCGCGCAGCGATGGGAGTGGATAAAGATCACGCCCCCATTGAAGGTGCTGTGAAGAAGCCCATCGAGTGGGTGCGCATTCACAAGTCTCCTGACTACGTTTACTTCGATCACTCCGCTCACGTGAACCGTGGGGTTTCCTGCCAGAGCTGTCACGGTCAGGTAAACCACATGGAGAAGGTGCATCACGCCAAGGATCTCAGCATGGCTTTCTGTCTCGATTGCCACCGCGCCCCTGAGAAGCACCTCCGCCCACTGGAGCAAGTTTACAATCTCGACTACAACGTACTCACTTACCTCGCTGACAAGGATGAGCTGAAAGAGCAGATCGGGTTTGAAGAAGGCGACTCCGCCGAAGAAGCCCAAGAGAAGCTGGGTAGCCTGTTGAAGACCAACTGGAACATCCATCCGAAAGACAGCTGTTTCACCTGTCACCGTTAA
- a CDS encoding TAT-variant-translocated molybdopterin oxidoreductase gives MSNRKTNLPGRLPVNEPKTLNKQDGSKIWRSLGEKEGEARFDEALDREFLDGAAQMETEEEREMSRRSFVKLMGASSAIAGMGLAACRRPEKLIVPFADSPEWSIPGKPVYYATSMPQSHGAASLVVTTHENRPTKIEPNKRHDKAGGTDTFIQASILDMYDPARSRDILAGGEKKTRAELTKALGELVTANSKVAFVFGEDESPTRSRLVKELKAKYGAARFFSYEPLTGEARKQVNAESFGSGADVVADFSDAKVILSLDSDFLELDKQGPVSGFYKNRFIEGRGYDQDAKPEGMNRLYIVEGGFSLTGGMADHRLRKAPSQVVAIAAKIAEVCGAKVTVSGDYQLSETEIKWATECANDLKANKGKSAVLAGTRQSADLHKICVAINSALNNYGKTLKPVITEKAGYGNMDELVKSLNGKELDTVILLTPANPVYDAAGFADAAKNAKLVHLGLRTDATAHAADWHIPAAHYLESWGDSRTALGTYTVVQPMILPLYNGVSELDLINLLLTGELFDPEADGGKSSPAYDAVRKTFAGIADESDASWMQLLRDGFWKKSSYPAATEKGGGTVAVTVPKAPSAGDYEVVFATDGSLYDGRYANNSWLQEAPDPISKVCWDNVAMVSPATAKEMGVYDTILKLQPKGKVYGIWTAENAGVDEVTGEGQNHANPMVKVSVNGAELEVPVMVAFGHADHVISISLGYGQGYDKDNELGIDPVNESHVSVVSVNNGFNAYSLRTAETPYLVSGAKVEETGKKYPLAMTQEHHAMYGRALAREISTLPTDGEHGRSFEEQMESVPKQGMDSHMPENISLYKPKGSDTWHDKAAADKHLFDDRQQWAMTIDLNNCTGCNACLIACQAENNIPVVGKQQVAMGREMHWIRMDRYFAATETYDDKGNKILDDHHNPVLDENNPEMIPQPVACQHCEAAPCETVCPVNATVHSEDGLNTMAYNRCIGTRYCANNCPYKARRFNFFDYNKRNPLIEKNLYKGPGGKKAVGEAPHLQRNPNVSVRMRGVMEKCTYCVQRIQSAKGKVKANTKDKATALGGSSVDVKMSPEELRPKVDSVRTACQDACPANSISFGNMLDGDKARVMRARDSKRNYSVLNYIGTKPRTTYLARVKNPNPKMPNAKGIGRATITMH, from the coding sequence ATGAGCAATCGGAAGACCAACCTGCCGGGCAGACTGCCCGTCAACGAGCCGAAAACCCTGAACAAGCAGGACGGCAGCAAGATCTGGCGTAGCCTCGGCGAAAAAGAGGGCGAAGCCCGTTTCGATGAGGCCCTGGACCGCGAGTTTCTCGACGGCGCCGCCCAGATGGAGACGGAAGAAGAGCGTGAGATGTCACGTCGTTCCTTCGTCAAGCTGATGGGGGCATCCTCCGCGATCGCCGGTATGGGCTTGGCCGCTTGTCGCCGTCCGGAGAAGCTGATTGTTCCCTTCGCCGATTCTCCTGAGTGGAGCATTCCCGGCAAACCTGTTTACTATGCCACATCAATGCCTCAGTCGCATGGTGCGGCCTCTCTCGTGGTTACGACCCACGAAAACCGTCCGACCAAGATCGAGCCGAACAAGCGTCACGACAAAGCCGGCGGAACCGACACCTTCATCCAGGCGTCCATCCTCGACATGTATGATCCCGCTCGCTCGCGTGACATCCTCGCAGGTGGCGAAAAGAAAACCCGCGCCGAGCTCACCAAGGCTCTGGGCGAACTGGTCACCGCTAACAGCAAGGTGGCCTTCGTTTTCGGTGAAGACGAATCACCCACACGCAGCCGTCTGGTCAAGGAACTGAAAGCCAAATACGGCGCAGCCCGCTTCTTCAGCTACGAGCCGCTCACCGGTGAAGCCCGCAAGCAGGTCAATGCTGAGTCCTTTGGCTCCGGTGCTGACGTGGTGGCCGATTTCTCCGATGCCAAGGTGATCCTCTCTCTCGACAGCGATTTCCTCGAGCTCGACAAGCAAGGCCCAGTTAGTGGCTTCTACAAAAACCGCTTCATCGAAGGTCGCGGCTATGATCAGGACGCCAAGCCTGAGGGAATGAACCGCCTCTACATCGTCGAAGGTGGCTTCAGCCTCACCGGCGGTATGGCCGATCACCGTTTGCGCAAGGCTCCAAGCCAGGTGGTGGCGATCGCTGCCAAGATTGCCGAAGTCTGCGGTGCCAAGGTCACTGTCAGCGGCGACTACCAACTTTCCGAGACCGAAATCAAATGGGCCACCGAGTGTGCCAACGATCTCAAAGCCAACAAAGGCAAGTCCGCCGTGCTCGCCGGAACTCGCCAGAGCGCCGATCTGCACAAGATCTGCGTGGCGATCAACAGCGCGCTCAACAACTACGGCAAGACCCTCAAGCCCGTCATCACCGAGAAGGCCGGCTACGGCAACATGGACGAACTGGTCAAATCGCTCAACGGCAAGGAGCTCGACACCGTCATCCTGCTGACTCCTGCGAACCCCGTTTACGACGCCGCCGGATTTGCCGACGCCGCCAAGAATGCCAAGCTGGTTCACCTCGGCCTGCGCACCGATGCTACTGCCCACGCGGCCGACTGGCACATCCCTGCCGCTCACTACCTCGAAAGCTGGGGCGATTCCCGCACCGCTCTCGGCACCTACACCGTGGTGCAGCCAATGATTCTGCCACTTTACAATGGCGTTTCCGAGCTCGACCTCATCAACCTTCTGCTTACCGGCGAACTCTTCGATCCTGAAGCCGACGGTGGAAAATCCTCACCAGCCTACGATGCTGTCCGCAAGACCTTTGCCGGCATCGCTGACGAGTCCGACGCCAGCTGGATGCAGCTGCTGCGTGACGGGTTCTGGAAAAAGTCCAGCTACCCAGCCGCCACCGAGAAGGGTGGGGGAACTGTTGCCGTGACCGTGCCGAAAGCACCAAGCGCTGGCGACTACGAAGTGGTTTTCGCCACCGACGGATCACTCTACGACGGCCGCTACGCCAACAACTCCTGGCTGCAAGAGGCACCCGACCCAATCAGCAAAGTCTGCTGGGACAACGTCGCCATGGTTTCACCCGCCACCGCCAAGGAAATGGGTGTGTATGACACCATTCTCAAACTGCAGCCTAAGGGTAAGGTTTACGGCATCTGGACCGCTGAAAATGCCGGTGTGGATGAAGTCACTGGCGAGGGACAAAACCACGCCAACCCCATGGTGAAAGTCAGCGTCAACGGCGCCGAGCTCGAAGTCCCCGTGATGGTGGCCTTCGGTCACGCCGATCACGTCATCTCCATTTCTCTCGGTTACGGTCAGGGTTACGACAAAGACAACGAACTCGGTATCGACCCGGTCAACGAGTCCCACGTTTCTGTTGTCAGCGTTAATAACGGCTTCAATGCCTACAGCCTGCGCACCGCCGAGACTCCTTACCTCGTCTCCGGTGCCAAAGTCGAAGAGACCGGTAAGAAATACCCACTCGCGATGACTCAGGAGCACCACGCCATGTATGGCCGGGCGCTCGCACGTGAAATTTCCACCCTGCCTACCGATGGTGAGCACGGTAGGAGCTTCGAGGAGCAAATGGAAAGCGTGCCGAAGCAAGGCATGGACTCCCACATGCCCGAGAATATCTCGCTCTACAAACCTAAGGGCTCGGATACCTGGCACGACAAAGCCGCTGCTGACAAGCACCTCTTCGACGATCGCCAACAATGGGCGATGACCATCGATCTGAACAACTGCACCGGCTGTAACGCCTGTCTCATCGCCTGCCAGGCTGAGAACAACATCCCAGTGGTCGGTAAACAGCAGGTGGCCATGGGCCGCGAAATGCACTGGATCCGCATGGATCGCTACTTCGCCGCCACCGAGACCTACGATGACAAAGGCAACAAGATTCTCGACGATCATCACAACCCGGTTCTCGATGAGAACAACCCTGAGATGATTCCACAGCCTGTGGCATGTCAGCACTGTGAAGCCGCTCCTTGTGAGACCGTTTGCCCGGTGAACGCCACCGTCCACTCCGAAGACGGCCTGAACACCATGGCTTACAACCGCTGCATCGGCACCCGCTACTGCGCGAACAACTGCCCATACAAAGCACGTCGTTTCAACTTCTTCGATTACAACAAGCGCAACCCGCTGATCGAGAAAAACCTCTACAAAGGACCTGGCGGCAAGAAGGCCGTGGGTGAAGCACCGCACCTGCAGCGCAACCCGAACGTTTCCGTCCGGATGCGTGGGGTGATGGAAAAATGCACCTACTGCGTGCAGCGTATCCAATCGGCCAAAGGTAAGGTGAAAGCCAATACCAAAGACAAAGCGACAGCACTTGGCGGATCATCCGTGGATGTCAAAATGTCTCCTGAGGAACTTCGTCCGAAAGTCGACAGCGTGCGCACCGCATGTCAGGACGCCTGCCCGGCGAACTCGATTAGCTTCGGCAACATGCTCGATGGCGACAAAGCCCGCGTCATGCGTGCCCGCGATTCCAAGCGCAACTACTCCGTGCTCAACTACATCGGCACCAAGCCGCGCACCACTTACCTGGCTCGCGTCAAGAACCCGAATCCGAAGATGCCCAATGCCAAAGGTATCGGCCGCGCGACCATCACGATGCACTAA
- the nrfD gene encoding NrfD/PsrC family molybdoenzyme membrane anchor subunit — translation MAETTIDKDPNKPVIPVMEREKLILNNRSYNWITERICGILENKQPAIWWILFLPSVLIAMIGVGGGLFYLVSTGVGVWGNSNRTMWGWPIVNFVFWIGIGHAGTLISAILFLTRQNWRTSINRAAEAMTIFAVCCAGIYPMFHVGRVWMVWFLAPIPNANAIWQNFKSPLLWDVFAVSTYFTISLIFWYLGMVPDLATIRDRCKPGLRRLLYGIFSLGWRGGNRQWSHYEVAYLLLAALSTPLVLSVHSVVSFDFATSVVPGWHTTIFPPYFVAGAVFGGFAMVLTIMIPARYIYGLHDMITMKHIENMSKIILLTGTIVGYAYLMELFVAFYSGAKYEGAAFFYRIAGPYWWAYLAMMSCNVLSPQVFWFKYCRENLWIVMAVCMCVNVGMWFERFVIIVTTLPRMWFPGDWKYYNPSWVDILTFVGTIGMFLTLFLLFLRFLPCINIAEVKWTLPQSDPHHDDKEALDDRGAESEAAYQHELQS, via the coding sequence ATGGCGGAAACCACCATTGATAAAGACCCAAATAAGCCCGTGATTCCAGTCATGGAGCGTGAGAAGCTGATTCTCAACAATCGTTCCTACAATTGGATCACCGAGCGTATCTGCGGTATTCTTGAAAATAAACAACCAGCGATCTGGTGGATTCTTTTCCTCCCCAGCGTGCTGATCGCCATGATTGGTGTCGGTGGTGGCCTGTTCTACCTCGTATCCACCGGTGTCGGTGTCTGGGGTAACAGCAACCGCACGATGTGGGGTTGGCCGATTGTGAACTTCGTGTTCTGGATTGGTATCGGTCACGCCGGAACGCTGATTTCGGCGATTCTTTTCCTGACTCGTCAGAATTGGCGGACGTCGATTAACCGAGCGGCGGAAGCGATGACGATTTTTGCCGTCTGCTGTGCCGGTATTTACCCGATGTTCCACGTCGGTCGTGTCTGGATGGTCTGGTTCCTCGCCCCCATCCCCAACGCCAACGCCATCTGGCAGAACTTTAAGTCGCCCCTGCTGTGGGACGTGTTCGCCGTTTCCACCTACTTCACCATCTCCCTGATCTTCTGGTATCTCGGCATGGTTCCTGATTTGGCCACCATCCGTGACCGTTGTAAGCCAGGTCTCCGCCGTCTTCTCTACGGGATCTTCTCCCTTGGATGGCGTGGCGGTAACCGCCAGTGGAGTCACTACGAGGTGGCTTACCTGCTGCTCGCAGCACTTTCCACCCCGCTCGTGCTCTCGGTGCACTCCGTGGTGTCCTTTGACTTCGCGACCTCCGTGGTGCCAGGCTGGCACACCACCATTTTCCCTCCTTACTTTGTGGCGGGTGCGGTGTTCGGTGGTTTTGCCATGGTGCTGACCATCATGATTCCAGCCCGTTACATCTACGGCCTGCACGACATGATCACGATGAAACACATCGAGAACATGTCCAAGATCATCCTGCTGACCGGAACCATCGTTGGTTACGCCTACCTGATGGAGCTCTTCGTGGCCTTCTACTCGGGTGCCAAATACGAGGGTGCCGCCTTCTTCTACCGGATCGCCGGTCCATACTGGTGGGCCTATCTGGCGATGATGTCCTGTAACGTGCTTTCACCGCAGGTGTTCTGGTTCAAATACTGCCGAGAGAACCTCTGGATTGTCATGGCCGTGTGTATGTGCGTGAACGTCGGCATGTGGTTCGAACGTTTCGTGATCATTGTCACCACCCTGCCACGGATGTGGTTCCCCGGTGACTGGAAATACTACAACCCGAGCTGGGTGGATATTCTCACCTTCGTGGGCACCATCGGTATGTTCCTCACTCTCTTCCTGCTGTTCCTTCGCTTCTTGCCTTGCATTAACATCGCCGAGGTGAAATGGACGCTGCCACAGAGTGATCCTCACCACGACGACAAGGAGGCCCTCGATGACCGCGGTGCCGAATCCGAAGCCGCTTACCAGCACGAGCTCCAGTCCTAA
- a CDS encoding DUF3341 domain-containing protein: MTVKRVYGYLAEFESASALYKAAEKVRDAGHKKWDCYSPYPIHGLDKAMGMKKSILPYLVFFGGTLGILTGFTLAYTTQVAIYPTVVQAKPANIFTTAAFFPIMFELTILFSGFTTLFGLLALMGLPRLNHPLFESRQFQRATDDGFFIAIEARDARFSTEETKSLLEDAGGTNLELVEEPAS, from the coding sequence ATGACAGTTAAACGCGTTTACGGCTACCTGGCCGAGTTCGAAAGTGCATCCGCCCTCTATAAGGCTGCGGAGAAAGTGCGCGATGCCGGGCATAAAAAGTGGGATTGCTATTCGCCCTATCCGATCCACGGACTGGACAAAGCGATGGGCATGAAAAAATCCATCCTGCCTTACCTTGTGTTCTTCGGTGGAACTCTGGGTATTTTGACTGGCTTCACGCTTGCTTACACCACTCAGGTAGCGATCTATCCGACCGTGGTTCAGGCCAAGCCTGCAAACATCTTCACCACAGCGGCGTTCTTCCCGATCATGTTTGAGCTGACGATTCTGTTCTCCGGTTTCACCACGCTCTTTGGTCTTCTGGCTCTGATGGGTCTTCCTCGTCTGAACCACCCGCTGTTCGAAAGCCGTCAGTTCCAACGTGCCACCGATGATGGCTTTTTCATCGCTATCGAAGCTCGCGACGCCCGTTTCTCCACCGAGGAAACCAAGAGCCTGCTGGAAGATGCCGGCGGCACCAACCTGGAACTCGTCGAAGAACCAGCGTCCTAG
- a CDS encoding c-type cytochrome, with product MRYFFLTFALIVVLVISFFGFRGQMFSGTPLRMFPDMDDQDKIKTQTASAFFADGMSARQPVAGTVPRGFEPDGSGHSFGNSTSYLHTGELDGSYGDGMPEELGLNDDNLDAFLRHGEERYKVSCMPCHGESGNGKGTVAVIGIPATRNLADFPRSEYPDGKMFHTITHGQGLMSGYGYNIPVEDRWAIVAYVRALQAARQVSVEQ from the coding sequence ATGAGATACTTTTTCCTAACATTCGCCCTGATCGTCGTTCTCGTCATCAGCTTCTTTGGTTTCCGTGGCCAGATGTTCAGTGGCACGCCATTGCGCATGTTCCCGGACATGGACGACCAGGATAAGATCAAGACTCAGACTGCCAGCGCATTTTTCGCCGATGGCATGAGCGCACGTCAACCGGTCGCTGGCACCGTCCCTCGCGGGTTCGAGCCTGACGGATCGGGTCACAGCTTCGGCAACAGCACTAGCTACCTGCACACCGGCGAACTCGACGGATCCTACGGCGACGGCATGCCTGAAGAGCTCGGTCTGAACGATGACAATCTCGACGCCTTCCTGCGCCACGGCGAGGAGCGTTACAAAGTGTCCTGCATGCCCTGCCACGGTGAGTCCGGCAACGGTAAAGGCACTGTCGCTGTCATCGGCATCCCCGCCACCCGTAACCTCGCCGACTTCCCTCGTTCCGAATACCCTGACGGCAAGATGTTCCACACCATCACTCACGGCCAAGGCCTGATGAGTGGCTACGGCTACAACATTCCTGTGGAAGACCGCTGGGCCATCGTGGCCTACGTGCGCGCCCTGCAAGCCGCCCGCCAAGTCTCCGTCGAACAATAA
- a CDS encoding c-type cytochrome, which produces MSTQSYNHRDTPLRRFSTFWLGLAVFGLFGLLSAIVVCWSGSSAGVEQVLKEQRLDVKETVAENQATMLERKVLEEGKTEQVPPSEVFDDISADLKKAPVSSGEAKPMTKAPGGDIAKGKELWQSKNCFTCHGADANTPLTPNYPKLAGQDSVYLLAQMKAFHDGSRKSGQSAVMTATLMGANLSDDETNNIVAWLASLDTPDVKHADDAGKQLFTAKLCASCHGADADKPLQPGYAKLKGQNPQYLIDQLKAFKSGARTNGQAATMTAIMANVSEEEIKVLAEWIAGSK; this is translated from the coding sequence ATGTCTACTCAGTCATATAACCATCGCGACACCCCGCTGCGCCGCTTCAGCACCTTCTGGTTGGGCTTGGCCGTCTTCGGTCTCTTCGGGCTTCTGTCCGCCATCGTAGTTTGCTGGTCCGGTAGTTCTGCCGGTGTCGAGCAGGTGCTCAAGGAGCAGCGTCTCGATGTCAAAGAGACCGTTGCCGAAAACCAAGCCACCATGCTCGAACGCAAGGTGCTGGAAGAGGGGAAAACCGAGCAGGTGCCACCCTCCGAAGTGTTTGACGACATCAGTGCCGATCTGAAAAAAGCTCCTGTCTCATCTGGTGAGGCAAAGCCGATGACCAAAGCTCCCGGCGGTGACATCGCCAAGGGCAAGGAACTTTGGCAGAGCAAAAACTGCTTCACCTGCCACGGTGCCGATGCCAACACACCGCTGACACCGAACTACCCTAAACTGGCCGGTCAGGACTCCGTTTATTTGCTTGCTCAAATGAAGGCCTTCCACGATGGCTCTCGCAAGAGTGGTCAGAGCGCAGTGATGACCGCCACCCTGATGGGCGCAAACCTGAGCGATGACGAGACCAATAACATCGTTGCTTGGTTGGCCAGCCTGGACACTCCCGACGTCAAGCACGCCGACGACGCTGGTAAGCAGTTGTTCACCGCCAAGCTCTGTGCTTCCTGTCACGGTGCCGATGCCGACAAGCCGCTGCAGCCTGGCTACGCCAAGCTGAAAGGCCAGAACCCACAGTATCTCATCGATCAACTCAAAGCCTTCAAATCCGGCGCCCGCACCAACGGTCAGGCCGCTACGATGACAGCCATCATGGCAAACGTCAGCGAAGAAGAGATCAAGGTCCTCGCCGAGTGGATCGCTGGCAGCAAGTAA
- a CDS encoding cbb3-type cytochrome c oxidase subunit I: MSNPSQISPAKDAQMRVEIDRSLRHPVMFFFTSGAAWLAVSLVLGIIASAKTHSPTFLGECGIFQYGRSFPAHINTLIYGWGAQAGFGVMIWLMARFARQPSKNAGTILTAGHIWNLCVLIGTIGILAGHGTGKHWMQFPTFVWPVMLAAYAVIAVWSIVAFRCRKNNHVYISQWYLLGAIIWFPWVFLTANLYVNVFDVHPLMAAAINGWFRHALIFLFFTPIAIASAYYISAKVSGRAIYNYSYSIGGFWALAIVAPWAGMQTMMGSPIPVFLQYVGAAATMLVGVPLLAAGVNILKTASGQQETVAYSPSLRFSIAGVFGMLLLAFASLILAHPSAMRFTQFTIAGYGYDVLAIYGFFSMCMFGAIYFIVPRITRREWLSRRLIRTHFWFSIYGVLFIFLFCTLLGGFQQGAAQENYTQPWIQAVANTFPFTVGMTVAWCFVLYANFFFFVHLALMWLRLGRRSSHPTLLRREHSALGPHGPEGDIEELESAKA, encoded by the coding sequence ATGTCTAACCCAAGTCAGATTTCACCTGCCAAAGACGCTCAAATGCGTGTTGAGATTGATCGCTCGCTGCGCCACCCTGTGATGTTCTTCTTCACCAGCGGCGCCGCCTGGTTGGCCGTGTCCCTGGTGCTCGGCATCATCGCCTCCGCCAAGACCCACAGCCCCACCTTCCTCGGTGAGTGTGGTATTTTCCAATACGGTCGCTCGTTTCCTGCTCACATCAACACCCTGATCTACGGCTGGGGTGCGCAGGCAGGATTTGGTGTGATGATCTGGCTGATGGCACGCTTTGCTCGCCAACCGAGTAAAAATGCCGGAACCATCCTCACCGCCGGTCACATCTGGAACCTCTGCGTGCTGATCGGCACTATCGGCATTCTCGCAGGTCACGGAACCGGCAAACACTGGATGCAGTTCCCTACTTTCGTCTGGCCAGTCATGCTCGCCGCCTATGCCGTGATCGCCGTTTGGTCGATCGTTGCCTTCCGCTGCCGCAAAAACAACCACGTCTACATCTCCCAGTGGTATCTCTTGGGCGCCATCATCTGGTTCCCATGGGTCTTCCTGACTGCTAACCTCTACGTCAACGTCTTCGATGTGCACCCACTCATGGCCGCTGCCATCAACGGTTGGTTCCGCCATGCGCTGATCTTCCTGTTCTTCACACCGATCGCGATTGCGAGCGCTTACTACATCTCCGCGAAGGTGAGTGGTCGCGCTATCTACAACTACTCCTATTCTATCGGCGGCTTCTGGGCTTTGGCCATCGTCGCTCCCTGGGCTGGTATGCAGACCATGATGGGTTCTCCGATCCCCGTGTTCCTGCAATACGTCGGCGCCGCCGCGACCATGCTCGTGGGTGTGCCACTGCTGGCCGCTGGGGTGAACATCCTGAAAACCGCCTCCGGACAGCAGGAAACTGTCGCCTACAGCCCATCGCTGCGCTTCAGCATCGCTGGTGTCTTCGGCATGCTCTTGCTCGCATTCGCCAGCCTGATCTTGGCGCATCCTTCCGCCATGCGCTTCACCCAGTTCACCATCGCCGGCTACGGCTATGATGTGCTCGCGATCTACGGATTCTTCAGCATGTGCATGTTCGGTGCGATCTACTTCATCGTCCCCCGCATCACTCGCCGCGAGTGGCTTTCACGTCGCCTGATCCGCACCCACTTCTGGTTCTCTATCTACGGTGTGCTCTTCATCTTTCTGTTCTGCACCCTGCTCGGTGGCTTCCAGCAAGGCGCCGCTCAAGAGAATTACACGCAACCATGGATTCAAGCGGTGGCTAACACCTTCCCATTCACCGTGGGAATGACCGTGGCCTGGTGCTTTGTGCTCTACGCGAACTTCTTCTTCTTTGTCCACCTCGCTCTGATGTGGCTCCGTCTGGGTCGCCGCAGCTCCCACCCAACCCTGCTCCGCCGCGAACATTCCGCTCTCGGACCGCACGGACCTGAAGGCGACATCGAAGAACTCGAAAGCGCCAAAGCGTAA
- a CDS encoding cbb3-type cytochrome c oxidase subunit II produces MTFKSFLIGMCLSFGMAWMFVIAIPTAKMNNLSPVKMNNEEDAPYYQHKRSGRVLNGAEIYASNGCYACHTQLIRPTYAGRQIWRDDMAGVVDSDGNDSRRETTYFDYAGEKYAQIGLMRMGPDLSNVAYRIEKYAAATNLSAEQWLMEHLYNPRNNKLRVGEGGELMNMDWSNCQAQHQMFKKSPVVGQGNVLALREKTEDGEEIVPKEDALVLASYLMSLRRDDVVPASMNNAPVESAEDAE; encoded by the coding sequence ATGACATTCAAATCTTTCCTTATCGGCATGTGCCTTAGCTTCGGCATGGCGTGGATGTTCGTGATTGCTATCCCCACGGCAAAAATGAACAACCTGTCACCAGTGAAAATGAACAACGAGGAGGATGCTCCTTATTACCAGCACAAGCGCTCCGGCCGCGTGCTCAATGGTGCCGAGATCTATGCCTCGAACGGCTGCTACGCCTGTCACACCCAGCTGATCCGCCCCACCTATGCGGGTCGTCAAATCTGGCGCGACGACATGGCAGGTGTGGTTGATTCCGACGGCAACGATTCACGTCGTGAAACCACTTACTTTGATTACGCTGGTGAAAAATACGCACAGATCGGTCTGATGCGCATGGGGCCAGATCTGAGCAACGTCGCTTACCGGATTGAAAAATACGCCGCCGCAACGAACCTCAGCGCGGAACAATGGCTGATGGAGCACCTTTACAATCCCCGCAACAACAAGCTGCGCGTGGGTGAGGGCGGTGAGCTAATGAACATGGACTGGTCCAACTGCCAAGCCCAGCATCAGATGTTCAAGAAATCTCCTGTCGTTGGCCAAGGCAATGTGCTTGCCCTTCGTGAAAAAACCGAAGACGGTGAAGAAATCGTGCCTAAGGAAGACGCCCTGGTTTTGGCCAGTTACCTGATGTCGCTTCGCCGCGACGATGTGGTTCCTGCCAGCATGAACAACGCCCCCGTCGAGTCGGCTGAGGACGCCGAGTAA